The Candidatus Atribacteria bacterium ADurb.Bin276 genome segment AGTTTTTTCAGGACATAAAATAGGCTGAAACTCTTGATTCTATTGATTTATCAAATAAAAAATACCCCTCCTTTTTGGTATGCATGACATAGGGCAAGATAGACAACCCGACAAAACCAAAAAAGAGAGGTGTCTGATGATTCAAATTATAGCAGAAACCCGAATTAAGGAAAATCTTGGGGCCAGGTCTTGATTCTCGAATTTTAAAAAGCCATGGGCGAACATCTAGGTTCGCCCCCACGGTTTCTATATATCAATTTTTACTGTCTCCTAATGTTCCAATATTATTTATATTCATAGGGGCAGACCTGGGTATCTGCTTTCATTATTATGAGAGAACACCAGGTAATTCCTCTCCTAGTAGAGGTGGCGCTTCGCTACTGTGAGGATGTCTATATTTTTTGTATGGTTATCCTGAGAATAGGAGAAAGGAATATGAATAAAAGATGAGATTGCCACGTCACTACGTTCCTCCATTAGACTTATACCTATGAATTTCTTAGAATAAGAATCAAATAAACCAGGTACCGGATAGGAAGGCTGAATAAGTCTATGTTTCCTCAAAGGGATAACCTACATTGCGAACCAGACCCAGCCTTCCCGATGATTAAAGCTAAATAGTGTTTTCATCGCGTATGGAGCGATTAGTAATGGAGCAAGCTCATATCATCTCCATCCGGCACCGGGAAAGGACCTATTATGGAAAAGCACTTCTATTTTATTGGCCTTGATATAGCCAAAGAGACCTTTGTGGCAAGTATCTATCATACACCGGATAGACCGGTCCTGACCAAAGAGAACTTCAGCAACAATCCTCAAGGGTACAAAGAGCTCATCGTGTGGCTCCAGGATAACCAGATCAATACAACGAACTGCCATATCTGCCTCGAGGCGACTGGTGTCTATTCAGATGGTGTAGCCTATTATCTTTCGGCCCAGGGGTATCGGGTCACAGTAGAACCACCCTTACGGGTCAAACGGGCCTTCCATCCAGCCGGACATAAGACCGATCCGGTCGATTCCCGTCAGATTGCCGAATACGCCTACCGCTTCTCTGATCGGCTTATCCCCTGGCATCCCAAAGAAGAGCTCCTCGAGAAGATCCGCCAATTACTTAGTGTCAGAGAACAGTTCACCAAACAGAAGGTAGCCCTTAAAAATGCCCGAGATGCCTATCAGAGACAGAAGGTGCAAGTCGAGCTCATCCAGAAAGCCCACCAGGAAACCTTGGCACAGCTGGAAAAACAGATCACTCGGATCGATCAGGAACTGGATAGGCTGATGAAAGAAAATCCCGATCTCTCCCAAAAGTTTCACCATCTCAAGAGCATTCCCGGATTTGGTCTCTTACTTTCTGCCCATCTTCTGGTCATGACTGAAAACTTTACCAGCATCAATGATTACCAACGACTGGCTGCTTTTGTTGGCATTGTACCATATCAACACCAAAGTGGGACTTCCATCCTAAAGAAGGCAAGAATTCGCCACTATGGACCTCGTGCTTGCCGAAAGCTCTTACGTCTTGCTGCCCAGTCGGTAGCAACCCATAATATGACCTTTAGAAAATATTACTTGCGTAAGCTGGCAGAAGGTAAGGCCAAAGCATTGGTATTGAATAATATTGCCAATAAACTCTTAAAATTAGCCTGTGCTCTCATCCGGGATAACTCTCGGTATATCAAAGAATATCATTCTTTTCATCCTATGTATGTAAAAGGTACTTGACAAAGTCATAGTGTTCGCAATGACGGATTTAGATAGGTATTTTCATCCTCATCTGGTACTGCTAAGTAGCATGAAAGTCTATCCTGAAAACCACGGGCATGATGAATCAAGCCCCTACAAGAGAATATAAAATGGAGTGGCGCAATTTATTGCGCCTGATTAATGTAGCGACCTGCCATGGCAGGTCGAATCTTGGTTCTCACCCTCATCCCAACCTTCTCCCATCAAGGGAGAAGGTGCAAAAAATTAAGGTGAGGAAGAATGCAATGGTTGTTACTTTTATCTTTAAAAATTATTTTGCTGTATACCCACCATCAACTGGCAGCACTGCTCCGGTTATAAACGAAGCATCCTCCGATGCCAAGAAAAGAATTGCCTGGGCGATTTCTTCTGGTTGAGCAAATCTCCCCAAAGGGTGCATTTGGGAAATTTGTTGTTTCGCCTTCTCCGGTTCGGATTCTTGTTGGAAAATCCGCTCGATTAAAGGAGTTAGCGTTGTCCCAGGAGCGATGCAATTTACCCGAATGTTATCCTGAGCATAATCAACCGCCATCTGTTTGGTGAGCTGAATAACTCCTCCTTTGGAGGCACAATAAGCAGCTGAGATTGGCCAGCCTAATAAGCCAGAGATAGAAGCAGTATTGACAATAGCTCCGCCACCGGATTTTTTCATAATAGGAATAACGGCTTTGGCCATTAGATACATACCTCGCAGATTAACTGCCATCACCCGGTCCCATTCTTCTATAGGCATTTCATGAACCGAATAAGGCGACTCCACTCCGGCATTATTGATTAAAATATCAATGCCTCCGTAAGTTTTTAAAGATTGATCGATAGCCTTTTCAATCTCTTCTGGATAAATCAGGTTTCCGGAAATAAAAATTCCTCTTCCTCCACCATCCAAGATTTTCTGAAGGCATTTTTCGCCATTTTCGATATCTCGGTCGAAAATGGTTACGATAGCTCCCTGTTGAGCAAACAACAATGCAGCCGCTTCCCCAATACCGGTTGCCCCTCCTGAAATGAAAACTTTTTTATTGGCAAATCTCTTCATTGTATTTCCCTCACTCCATTAGCTGTATATCCTCCATCGACAGGGAGAGCGACGCCGGTTACAAAAGAAGATACATCGGAAGCAAAAAAGACTGCTGAAGCTGCTATCTCTTCTGGACGTCCAATCCGGTTCATTGCTGCCATACCAGCAAAAACTCTCCGAGAAGCTTCTGGATCTGATTGCTTTCCAAGGTAAAATCGGAACATTTCAGTATCGATAAATCCGGGGCAAATACAATTTACCCGGATGTTGTACTTTGCATAATCAAGCGCCATTTGTTTGGTCAAAAGTACCATTCCGCCTTTTGAAGCACAGTAAGAAGCTAGTACCGGGTTACCTAATAAACCACGGATAGAAGATATAGTAATAATTGAACCCTTACCAGCCTGCATCATGGCAGGAAGAAGCATCTGGGAGAGAAAAACAAAAGCTTTGAGGTTAACCGAAAGTACGGTGTCCCAATCTTCTTCGGTAATGGTATGAACCATGTCGGGTGAGTGCTGGGTTCCAACCCCACTGTTATAAACTAAGATATCGATATTCCCCAGTTCTGAGGTAGCTTTTCTAACAATGGCTTCAATTTCCTGTTTCTTAGTTAGATCTCCTTGGACTAATATTGCTTTTCCCTTATTATGTGTGATTTCCTGAACGACTTGTAAGCCATTTTCCAAGCTCCGGTTAACATGGACGGCAACTCCCGCACCCTCTTGAGCAAAACGTAAGGCAATGGCTTTCCCGATACCAACCCCAGCACCAGTAATTAGTGCTTTTTTCCCAACTAACTGACCTTCGATATTCGTCATTCTATCCTTTGCCTTTCTCATGAATTCTATCCTGAAAATACTATCAAATGAATTCTTTAATCGGTCATCCTGAGCCCTTGCCTTTTAAGGGCGTGAGGATCTCATCTTTTCATTATTTTAAAAAAATTGACTAAATGAGATTGCCACGTCGCACAAAACGCTCCTCGCAATGACGGAGCAGAAGGTTGAGATTGCCACGTCACTTCGTTCCTTGCAATGACGAATCAGGACAAATTCAAATCCCCCTAACCCCCTTTGCTAAAGGGGGAAATTCATTTATGAATGTGTAATTTCCATCCTCATTTGATGCCACCAACGTGGCATGAGGGTCTATTTAATACCAGCAGCTTGATGAGATTTCTTTTTCAATCTCTTGCCAATCAACGCCTTTGATATTCCCTCTCTGCCAACCACATAGATGAGCAGCAGACCTAAAACGACCAACTGCCAAAAGGGATTTAAATTTAATAAACTAAATCCGTTGGTTAAGAGGAAAAGTGCCAAAACACCCAGAAGAGAACCGGCAATTGTACCCTTACCGCCGGTAATAGCTGTCCCACCGATGACTACAGCAGTCACCACTTCGAGAGGTGAATTTAATCCGGCATCGGGGATAATCGCTCGAATTCGAATCGAAAAGAGGAGACCAGCACAAGCACAAATAAAACCACTTAAAATATAAACGGTATATTTTATTCGGTTTACCGATATCCCAGACAGATAGGCTGAGCGTTCGTTTCCGCCAACAGCATAGATTTGCCTTCCTATATAAGTTCGTTGTAAAAGTAATGAAGATAAAACAGCAAAAACAATCAGTACCAGAAACAAGAAGGGAAAACCAAGTATGGTTAAATCACCATAGGCTAAGTAGGATTCAGGAAAATGGCTGAGGGTTTTCCCTCGAAGCACACCGTAAACAATACTTCTAAGGATGGACATGGTAGCCAGAGTCACGATAAAAGGCTGTAATCGTAATTTGACGATAAAAAGAGCATTCATCAGTCCAGCAGCCATGCCTCCTAATAAAGCAAGCAAGACACATAAAAAGAAAGGGAGTCCAAAAATATACATCTGTCCAGCGATTAAACCTGATATAGCCATTATAGTACCAATAGATAAATCAAAACCACCGCTTATAAAAACAATGGTTTCAGCAATGGCTAACATTCCCAACTCGCTCATACGTTTAAGAACCGAAAGCAAGTTTTCATAGGTTAAAAAAGTGGGTGACAAAAAAGAGAGAATAACAATAATTCCAACATTAATCAGAGTAAGAATGAGGATCGATCGAAATTGTTCACTTCCCGGTTTCATAGAGTCCTCCTCTCACTGCGGAGATGTTGGAAAGAATCCATAGAAATAGCCAATATAATGAGAATGCCGGTAACTAAACCCTGCCAATAAGGATCGACAGATAGCATAGTCAAACCAGCCAAAATTAAACCCATTAAAACCGATCCGAGGAAAGATCCTAAAATACTCCCCGCTCCACCGGTAATGCTGGTGCCACCGATAACTACCGCAGCAATGGCATTCATCTCATAGCCAATACCGGCTTGAGGTTGGATGAAACCACTTCTCCCAACAAAAATTAAACCAGCAAAAGCTGAAAGAATACCGCTAATCGCATAAACGGCTATCTTATATTTTTGAACCGGAACTCCTGAATAGATCGCCGACTGTTCACTGCCACCAATGGCATAAATATTCCGACCAAAACGAGTAAAAAGGGTAATATAAATAAAAAGAATTACTGTTCCCAGCAAAAATAAAAATGGAGTTAAACCCCGGCCAATATACAAAAATTGGGAAGGTATGGGTGTAATATATTTTCCTTGAGTAATGATCATAGTAATTCCCCGGTAGATGTTCATCGTCCCCAAGGTGATAATCATTGCCGGTACGGCAATTCGGGTAACCAATAACCCGTTTACCAATCCCAGAATTAATCCTAATACGAGAACCAGAGGATAAACCACCCAAATCGTTCTCCCATCGGGAATTCCCATTCCTCCAATACTAATGGCAAAAGATAAGATTGAACCAACCGAAAGATCAATGCCTGCAGTTAGAATAGCTAGAGTCATTCCCATGGATAAGATTCCTACAACCGCTATCTGACGTGAAATATTGATGAAATTCCTTGCCGAGAAAAATCCTGGAATAACAAAAGAAAATACAATTAACATGCCTAATATATAAAGGAAAATGGGTAGCTCACGAAAATTACGAAGCGGTCTCCGTTTTTCCTGTATTTTCTGCTCAAGCGGCATATTCATATCGATGAACCCCCCGTAAGAACTGACATCACGTTTTCAGGATTCGCTTCTTCCCGAGTATATTCCTTGACGATTGACCCTTCCCGCATACAATAAATTCGGTCGGAAATGCCTAAAATTTCTGGAAGCTCTGAGGAGATAAAGACAATTCCCTTCCCATCAGCAGTCAAATCGTTCATAATTTTGTAGATCTCGTATTTGGCTCCGACATCAATGCCACGGGTAGGTTCATCAAAAATGAATACCTGGGCGTTGGTGAGAAGCAATTTTGAAATAACCACTTTTTGTTGATTGCCTCCCGATAGGGTTTCAACCACTTGATCTCGGCTAAATACTTTAATTTTTAGCTTTTCGATCAATGAATCAACAATATTTTGCTCTTCTTTTCTCTTGACAAAAAGATTTTGAGATATTTTTTTAACAATTGGAAGTGAGATATTTTCTCTTACTGATAAAAGTAAAATGAGGCCTTCCTGCTTCCGGTCTTCGGAAAGATAGACCAGACCGTGAGAAATCGCTTCACGAGGATGACAAAACAGTTTCATTTTTTGATTACTAATTTTTATTTCCCCTTTGTTGGGACAAGTTGCTCCAAATAATGCTTTGGCTAGTTCAGTCCTTCCCGAACCAATTAAACCTGCAAAACCAACTATTTCTCCGGCATGGACTTCAAAGCTGATATCCTTGAATTCACCAGCTCGATTCAGATCCTTTACCGACAGAAGCAAATCACCTTTTTGAGCCGTCCGGGGTGGGAACAACATGTTCAGTGACCGACCAACCATCATTCGAATAACCTCAGGTGAAGTTGTAGCAGATTTGAGACTGGTCTGAATGTGTTTTCCATCTCGCAGGACAGTAATGGCATCGCATATTTTGAAGATTTCTTCTAATTTATGAGAAACATAAAGAATAGTAATACCTTTACTTTTCAGGGTATTGATGACCGAAAATAGGTTTTGGACTTCTTTTTCGGTTAAAGATGAAGTAGGCTCATCCATAATTAAAATCTGGGTATTTAAAACCAAGGCTTTGCTAATCTCAACAATTTGCTGGTTGGCGACTGAGAGGTCTCCTACCCTATCACGGGGGGAAAAAGAAACATTTAGTTCATTTAAAACTTGTTGGCTTTTCCTTTCCATTTCAGCTCGATCTAAAGCTCCGGCAAAACCGACTGGTTCTCTTCCTAAAAATATATTCTCTGCCACAGTGAGTTCCCGAACAACAGTCAATTCTTGAAAAATTGTGGCAATACCTTTTTTTTGTGCTTCATGAACTGAAGTTATCTGGAGCCGCAGATCATCAATAAATATATCTCCTTCATAGTCGGAGTAAATTCCAGAAATTATTTTAATCAAGGTACTCTTTCCAGCGCCATTTTCTCCAACTAAACCATGTACAGTACCAGAATTAATCTGGAAGGAAATATTTTCGAGTGCAATGACTCCTGGAAATGACTTG includes the following:
- a CDS encoding Transposase IS116/IS110/IS902 family protein encodes the protein MEKHFYFIGLDIAKETFVASIYHTPDRPVLTKENFSNNPQGYKELIVWLQDNQINTTNCHICLEATGVYSDGVAYYLSAQGYRVTVEPPLRVKRAFHPAGHKTDPVDSRQIAEYAYRFSDRLIPWHPKEELLEKIRQLLSVREQFTKQKVALKNARDAYQRQKVQVELIQKAHQETLAQLEKQITRIDQELDRLMKENPDLSQKFHHLKSIPGFGLLLSAHLLVMTENFTSINDYQRLAAFVGIVPYQHQSGTSILKKARIRHYGPRACRKLLRLAAQSVATHNMTFRKYYLRKLAEGKAKALVLNNIANKLLKLACALIRDNSRYIKEYHSFHPMYVKGT
- the cpnA_1 gene encoding Cyclopentanol dehydrogenase, producing the protein MKRFANKKVFISGGATGIGEAAALLFAQQGAIVTIFDRDIENGEKCLQKILDGGGRGIFISGNLIYPEEIEKAIDQSLKTYGGIDILINNAGVESPYSVHEMPIEEWDRVMAVNLRGMYLMAKAVIPIMKKSGGGAIVNTASISGLLGWPISAAYCASKGGVIQLTKQMAVDYAQDNIRVNCIAPGTTLTPLIERIFQQESEPEKAKQQISQMHPLGRFAQPEEIAQAILFLASEDASFITGAVLPVDGGYTAK
- the gdh gene encoding Glucose 1-dehydrogenase, coding for MRKAKDRMTNIEGQLVGKKALITGAGVGIGKAIALRFAQEGAGVAVHVNRSLENGLQVVQEITHNKGKAILVQGDLTKKQEIEAIVRKATSELGNIDILVYNSGVGTQHSPDMVHTITEEDWDTVLSVNLKAFVFLSQMLLPAMMQAGKGSIITISSIRGLLGNPVLASYCASKGGMVLLTKQMALDYAKYNIRVNCICPGFIDTEMFRFYLGKQSDPEASRRVFAGMAAMNRIGRPEEIAASAVFFASDVSSFVTGVALPVDGGYTANGVREIQ
- the rbsC_11 gene encoding Ribose transport system permease protein RbsC, yielding MKPGSEQFRSILILTLINVGIIVILSFLSPTFLTYENLLSVLKRMSELGMLAIAETIVFISGGFDLSIGTIMAISGLIAGQMYIFGLPFFLCVLLALLGGMAAGLMNALFIVKLRLQPFIVTLATMSILRSIVYGVLRGKTLSHFPESYLAYGDLTILGFPFLFLVLIVFAVLSSLLLQRTYIGRQIYAVGGNERSAYLSGISVNRIKYTVYILSGFICACAGLLFSIRIRAIIPDAGLNSPLEVVTAVVIGGTAITGGKGTIAGSLLGVLALFLLTNGFSLLNLNPFWQLVVLGLLLIYVVGREGISKALIGKRLKKKSHQAAGIK
- the rbsC_12 gene encoding Ribose transport system permease protein RbsC, producing MNMPLEQKIQEKRRPLRNFRELPIFLYILGMLIVFSFVIPGFFSARNFINISRQIAVVGILSMGMTLAILTAGIDLSVGSILSFAISIGGMGIPDGRTIWVVYPLVLVLGLILGLVNGLLVTRIAVPAMIITLGTMNIYRGITMIITQGKYITPIPSQFLYIGRGLTPFLFLLGTVILFIYITLFTRFGRNIYAIGGSEQSAIYSGVPVQKYKIAVYAISGILSAFAGLIFVGRSGFIQPQAGIGYEMNAIAAVVIGGTSITGGAGSILGSFLGSVLMGLILAGLTMLSVDPYWQGLVTGILIILAISMDSFQHLRSERRTL
- the rbsA_6 gene encoding Ribose import ATP-binding protein RbsA, with the translated sequence MIRIDHVSKSFPGVIALENISFQINSGTVHGLVGENGAGKSTLIKIISGIYSDYEGDIFIDDLRLQITSVHEAQKKGIATIFQELTVVRELTVAENIFLGREPVGFAGALDRAEMERKSQQVLNELNVSFSPRDRVGDLSVANQQIVEISKALVLNTQILIMDEPTSSLTEKEVQNLFSVINTLKSKGITILYVSHKLEEIFKICDAITVLRDGKHIQTSLKSATTSPEVIRMMVGRSLNMLFPPRTAQKGDLLLSVKDLNRAGEFKDISFEVHAGEIVGFAGLIGSGRTELAKALFGATCPNKGEIKISNQKMKLFCHPREAISHGLVYLSEDRKQEGLILLLSVRENISLPIVKKISQNLFVKRKEEQNIVDSLIEKLKIKVFSRDQVVETLSGGNQQKVVISKLLLTNAQVFIFDEPTRGIDVGAKYEIYKIMNDLTADGKGIVFISSELPEILGISDRIYCMREGSIVKEYTREEANPENVMSVLTGGSSI